A window of Rhododendron vialii isolate Sample 1 chromosome 13a, ASM3025357v1 contains these coding sequences:
- the LOC131314780 gene encoding ras-related protein RABE1c-like, whose amino-acid sequence MAAPPARARADYDYLVKLLLIGDSGVGKSCLLLRFSDGSFTTSFITTIGIDFKIRTIELDGKRIKLQIWDTAGQERFRTITTAYYRGAMGILLVYDVTDESSFNNIRNWIRNIEQHASDNVNKILVGNKADMDESKRAVPTSKGQALADEYGIKFFETSAKTNLNVEQVFFSIARDIKQRLADTDSRAEPQTIRINQPDTGAGAGQVAQKSACCGS is encoded by the exons ATGGCTGCTCCACCTGCAAGGGCTAGAGCTGATTACGATTACCTCGTCAAGCTCCTCCTGATCGGAGATAGCG GTGTGGGCAAGAGTTGCCTTCTTTTGCGTTTCTCAGATGGTTCCTTTACAACCAGTTTTATCACCACCATTGG CATTGACTTCAAGATAAGGACCATTGAGCTTGATGGCAAAAGGATTAAGCTTCAAATCTGGGATACCGCTGGTCAGGAACGGTTCCGAACAATCACCACAG CTTACTATCGCGGAGCCATGGGTATTTTACTGGTGTATGACGTTACAGATGAATCATCTTTCAACA ACATTCGAAACTGGATTCGGAACATTGAACAGCATGCGTCGGACAATGTCAACAAGATACTAGTAGGAAACAAGGCTGACATGGACGAGAGCAAAAGG GCTGTGCCAACGTCTAAGGGCCAGGCACTTGCTGATGAATATGGCATTAAATTCTTTGAAACT AGTGCAAAGACAAATCTCAACGTTGAACAAGTGTTCTTCTCAATAGCAAGGGATATAAAACAAAGGCTTGCTGACACCGACTCCAGGGCAGAG CCTCAGACGATCAGAATCAATCAACCAGACACGGGAGCTGGGGCTGGTCAAGTTGCGCAAAAATCGGCTTGCTGTGGTTCTTAA
- the LOC131314782 gene encoding uncharacterized protein LOC131314782 isoform X4: MNKGFWMAKGGGHLSDTDAAYDNTARIESKRSHQWFDDATEPDLFPNKKQAVQTPNSKLTAGILNANPSPWENAASFQSVPSQFMDRLFGAETNRPFNFTEQNIAPVGMDGSNMGRKSVDEQFGKDSSMGLSITHNIEDPEIYVSYGGIRKVKVNQVKDSGNGLRGPKENYNNPSIGQAYSDGNETNFISMGQGFSNDDESSMLMGHTYNKGAADIRSIPSASEKGNDNSISIAQPYSKGETNTISFGGFNDEPLFEPLVRPLNSYQFMYDQSSVQTSETPEKKEMDASNATALTNVSQVAKSRPESSSKNKSESKATKKQAPNSFPSNVRSLISTGILDGVPVKYVSLSREEHRGVIKGSGYLCGCHSCNYSKVLNAYEFERHAGCKTKHPNNHIYFESGKTIYQIVQDLKSTPESQLFDAVQTVTGSPINQKSFRIWKESFQAATRELQRIYGKEVCNL, translated from the exons ATG AACAAGGGATTTTGGATGGCAAAAGGTGGTGGACACTTATCTGACACTGATGCGGCATACGATAACACAGCAAGGATTGAATCAAAGCGTTCTCACCAGTGGTTTGATGATGCTACGGAACCAGATCTATTCCCCAACAAGAAGCAAGCTGTACAAACTCCAAATAGCAAATTGACTGCAGGAATTTTAAATGCAAATCCTTCTCCTTGGGAGAATGCTGCCAGTTTTCAATCAGTCCCAAGCCAATTCATGGACCGGTTATTTGGAGCTGAGACGAACAGGCCTTTCAATTTTACTGAACAAAATATTGCTCCTGTTGGAATGGATGGCTCGAATATGGGGAGAAAAAGTGTTGATGAGCAATTTGGAAAAGATTCATCCATGGGTTTGTCTATAACTCATAATATCGAGGATCCAGAAATATATGTTAGCTATGGTGGTATTAGAAAAGTCAAAGTCAATCAGGTTAAGGACTCGGGCAATGGTTTGCGTGGACCAAAGGAAAATTATAATAATCCCTCCATTGGACAGGCCTATTCTGATGGCAATGAAACCAATTTCATATCGATGGGGCAAGGGTTTAGTAATGACGATGAAAGTAGTATGTTAATGGGCCATACCTACAACAAGGGTGCTGCGGACATCAGATCCATACCCTCTGCCTCTGAAAAGGGCAATGACAATAGCATATCAATTGCTCAACCTTATAGTAAGGGAGAGACCAATACAATATCTTTTGGTGGCTTTAATGATGAACCTCTTTTTGAACCATTGGTTCGACCCTTGAACAGCTATCAGTTTATGTATGATCAATCTTCAGTTCAAACATCAGAAACAccggaaaaaaaagagatggatGCATCCAATGCAACCGCACTTACAAATGTCTCTCAGGTTGCTAAATCCAGACCAGAGTCTTCGTCCAAGAATAAGTCAGAGTCAAAAGCAACTAAGAAACAGGCTCCAAATAGTTTTCCTTCAAATGTCAGAAGCTTGATTTCAACTGGTATACTTGATGGCGTGCCTGTGAAGTATGTTTCCCTGTCACGGGag GAGCACCGTGGAGTTATAAAAGGTTCCGGCTATCTTTGTGGATGTCACTCATGCAATTACTCAAAG GTGCTAAACGCTTACGAGTTTGAGCGCCATGCTGGTTGCAAAACAAAGCACCCAAACAACCACATATACTTCGAAAGTGGGAAGACTATTTATCAAATAGTGCAAGACTTGAAGAGCACGCCGGAGAGTCAGTTGTTTGATGCAGTTCAAACTGTAACTGGTTCGCCCATCAATCAAAAGTCCTTCCGCATTTGGAAAG AATCATTTCAAGCAGCAACTCGTGAGCTTCAACGAATTTATGGAAAGGAAGTGTGTAATCTATAG
- the LOC131314782 gene encoding uncharacterized protein LOC131314782 isoform X3 encodes MSFQNKGFWMAKGGGHLSDTDAAYDNTARIESKRSHQWFDDATEPDLFPNKKQAVQTPNSKLTAGILNANPSPWENAASFQSVPSQFMDRLFGAETNRPFNFTEQNIAPVGMDGSNMGRKSVDEQFGKDSSMGLSITHNIEDPEIYVSYGGIRKVKVNQVKDSGNGLRGPKENYNNPSIGQAYSDGNETNFISMGQGFSNDDESSMLMGHTYNKGAADIRSIPSASEKGNDNSISIAQPYSKGETNTISFGGFNDEPLFEPLVRPLNSYQFMYDQSSVQTSETPEKKEMDASNATALTNVSQVAKSRPESSSKNKSESKATKKQAPNSFPSNVRSLISTGILDGVPVKYVSLSREEHRGVIKGSGYLCGCHSCNYSKVLNAYEFERHAGCKTKHPNNHIYFESGKTIYQIVQDLKSTPESQLFDAVQTVTGSPINQKSFRIWKESFQAATRELQRIYGKEVCNL; translated from the exons ATG TCTTTCCAGAACAAGGGATTTTGGATGGCAAAAGGTGGTGGACACTTATCTGACACTGATGCGGCATACGATAACACAGCAAGGATTGAATCAAAGCGTTCTCACCAGTGGTTTGATGATGCTACGGAACCAGATCTATTCCCCAACAAGAAGCAAGCTGTACAAACTCCAAATAGCAAATTGACTGCAGGAATTTTAAATGCAAATCCTTCTCCTTGGGAGAATGCTGCCAGTTTTCAATCAGTCCCAAGCCAATTCATGGACCGGTTATTTGGAGCTGAGACGAACAGGCCTTTCAATTTTACTGAACAAAATATTGCTCCTGTTGGAATGGATGGCTCGAATATGGGGAGAAAAAGTGTTGATGAGCAATTTGGAAAAGATTCATCCATGGGTTTGTCTATAACTCATAATATCGAGGATCCAGAAATATATGTTAGCTATGGTGGTATTAGAAAAGTCAAAGTCAATCAGGTTAAGGACTCGGGCAATGGTTTGCGTGGACCAAAGGAAAATTATAATAATCCCTCCATTGGACAGGCCTATTCTGATGGCAATGAAACCAATTTCATATCGATGGGGCAAGGGTTTAGTAATGACGATGAAAGTAGTATGTTAATGGGCCATACCTACAACAAGGGTGCTGCGGACATCAGATCCATACCCTCTGCCTCTGAAAAGGGCAATGACAATAGCATATCAATTGCTCAACCTTATAGTAAGGGAGAGACCAATACAATATCTTTTGGTGGCTTTAATGATGAACCTCTTTTTGAACCATTGGTTCGACCCTTGAACAGCTATCAGTTTATGTATGATCAATCTTCAGTTCAAACATCAGAAACAccggaaaaaaaagagatggatGCATCCAATGCAACCGCACTTACAAATGTCTCTCAGGTTGCTAAATCCAGACCAGAGTCTTCGTCCAAGAATAAGTCAGAGTCAAAAGCAACTAAGAAACAGGCTCCAAATAGTTTTCCTTCAAATGTCAGAAGCTTGATTTCAACTGGTATACTTGATGGCGTGCCTGTGAAGTATGTTTCCCTGTCACGGGag GAGCACCGTGGAGTTATAAAAGGTTCCGGCTATCTTTGTGGATGTCACTCATGCAATTACTCAAAG GTGCTAAACGCTTACGAGTTTGAGCGCCATGCTGGTTGCAAAACAAAGCACCCAAACAACCACATATACTTCGAAAGTGGGAAGACTATTTATCAAATAGTGCAAGACTTGAAGAGCACGCCGGAGAGTCAGTTGTTTGATGCAGTTCAAACTGTAACTGGTTCGCCCATCAATCAAAAGTCCTTCCGCATTTGGAAAG AATCATTTCAAGCAGCAACTCGTGAGCTTCAACGAATTTATGGAAAGGAAGTGTGTAATCTATAG
- the LOC131314782 gene encoding uncharacterized protein LOC131314782 isoform X2, which produces MNKGFWMAKGGGHLSDTDAAYDNTARIESKRSHQWFDDATEPDLFPNKKQAVQTPNSKLTAGILNANPSPWENAASFQSVPSQFMDRLFGAETNRPFNFTEQNIAPVGMDGSNMGRKSVDEQFGKDSSMGLSITHNIEDPEIYVSYGGIRKVKVNQVKDSGNGLRGPKENYNNPSIGQAYSDGNETNFISMGQGFSNDDESSMLMGHTYNKGAADIRSIPSASEKGNDNSISIAQPYSKGETNTISFGGFNDEPLFEPLVRPLNSYQFMYDQSSVQTSETPEKKEMDASNATALTNVSQVAKSRPESSSKNKSESKATKKQAPNSFPSNVRSLISTGILDGVPVKYVSLSREEHRGVIKGSGYLCGCHSCNYSKVLNAYEFERHAGCKTKHPNNHIYFESGKTIYQIVQDLKSTPESQLFDAVQTVTGSPINQKSFRIWKGKSDLLYLLVSFILSIDGVQVLCHQCVLVLYFYPTHYLPISFCLRIISSSNS; this is translated from the exons ATG AACAAGGGATTTTGGATGGCAAAAGGTGGTGGACACTTATCTGACACTGATGCGGCATACGATAACACAGCAAGGATTGAATCAAAGCGTTCTCACCAGTGGTTTGATGATGCTACGGAACCAGATCTATTCCCCAACAAGAAGCAAGCTGTACAAACTCCAAATAGCAAATTGACTGCAGGAATTTTAAATGCAAATCCTTCTCCTTGGGAGAATGCTGCCAGTTTTCAATCAGTCCCAAGCCAATTCATGGACCGGTTATTTGGAGCTGAGACGAACAGGCCTTTCAATTTTACTGAACAAAATATTGCTCCTGTTGGAATGGATGGCTCGAATATGGGGAGAAAAAGTGTTGATGAGCAATTTGGAAAAGATTCATCCATGGGTTTGTCTATAACTCATAATATCGAGGATCCAGAAATATATGTTAGCTATGGTGGTATTAGAAAAGTCAAAGTCAATCAGGTTAAGGACTCGGGCAATGGTTTGCGTGGACCAAAGGAAAATTATAATAATCCCTCCATTGGACAGGCCTATTCTGATGGCAATGAAACCAATTTCATATCGATGGGGCAAGGGTTTAGTAATGACGATGAAAGTAGTATGTTAATGGGCCATACCTACAACAAGGGTGCTGCGGACATCAGATCCATACCCTCTGCCTCTGAAAAGGGCAATGACAATAGCATATCAATTGCTCAACCTTATAGTAAGGGAGAGACCAATACAATATCTTTTGGTGGCTTTAATGATGAACCTCTTTTTGAACCATTGGTTCGACCCTTGAACAGCTATCAGTTTATGTATGATCAATCTTCAGTTCAAACATCAGAAACAccggaaaaaaaagagatggatGCATCCAATGCAACCGCACTTACAAATGTCTCTCAGGTTGCTAAATCCAGACCAGAGTCTTCGTCCAAGAATAAGTCAGAGTCAAAAGCAACTAAGAAACAGGCTCCAAATAGTTTTCCTTCAAATGTCAGAAGCTTGATTTCAACTGGTATACTTGATGGCGTGCCTGTGAAGTATGTTTCCCTGTCACGGGag GAGCACCGTGGAGTTATAAAAGGTTCCGGCTATCTTTGTGGATGTCACTCATGCAATTACTCAAAG GTGCTAAACGCTTACGAGTTTGAGCGCCATGCTGGTTGCAAAACAAAGCACCCAAACAACCACATATACTTCGAAAGTGGGAAGACTATTTATCAAATAGTGCAAGACTTGAAGAGCACGCCGGAGAGTCAGTTGTTTGATGCAGTTCAAACTGTAACTGGTTCGCCCATCAATCAAAAGTCCTTCCGCATTTGGAAAGGTAAGAGTGATCTTCTCTATCTTTTGGTTTCGTTCATCTTATCCATTGATGGAGTTCAAGTGCTTTGTCACCAGTGTGTGCTGGTACTTTACTTTTACCCTACTCATTATCTTCCAATTTCTTTCTGCCTTAGAATCATTTCAAGCAGCAACTCGTGA
- the LOC131314782 gene encoding uncharacterized protein LOC131314782 isoform X1: protein MSFQNKGFWMAKGGGHLSDTDAAYDNTARIESKRSHQWFDDATEPDLFPNKKQAVQTPNSKLTAGILNANPSPWENAASFQSVPSQFMDRLFGAETNRPFNFTEQNIAPVGMDGSNMGRKSVDEQFGKDSSMGLSITHNIEDPEIYVSYGGIRKVKVNQVKDSGNGLRGPKENYNNPSIGQAYSDGNETNFISMGQGFSNDDESSMLMGHTYNKGAADIRSIPSASEKGNDNSISIAQPYSKGETNTISFGGFNDEPLFEPLVRPLNSYQFMYDQSSVQTSETPEKKEMDASNATALTNVSQVAKSRPESSSKNKSESKATKKQAPNSFPSNVRSLISTGILDGVPVKYVSLSREEHRGVIKGSGYLCGCHSCNYSKVLNAYEFERHAGCKTKHPNNHIYFESGKTIYQIVQDLKSTPESQLFDAVQTVTGSPINQKSFRIWKGKSDLLYLLVSFILSIDGVQVLCHQCVLVLYFYPTHYLPISFCLRIISSSNS, encoded by the exons ATG TCTTTCCAGAACAAGGGATTTTGGATGGCAAAAGGTGGTGGACACTTATCTGACACTGATGCGGCATACGATAACACAGCAAGGATTGAATCAAAGCGTTCTCACCAGTGGTTTGATGATGCTACGGAACCAGATCTATTCCCCAACAAGAAGCAAGCTGTACAAACTCCAAATAGCAAATTGACTGCAGGAATTTTAAATGCAAATCCTTCTCCTTGGGAGAATGCTGCCAGTTTTCAATCAGTCCCAAGCCAATTCATGGACCGGTTATTTGGAGCTGAGACGAACAGGCCTTTCAATTTTACTGAACAAAATATTGCTCCTGTTGGAATGGATGGCTCGAATATGGGGAGAAAAAGTGTTGATGAGCAATTTGGAAAAGATTCATCCATGGGTTTGTCTATAACTCATAATATCGAGGATCCAGAAATATATGTTAGCTATGGTGGTATTAGAAAAGTCAAAGTCAATCAGGTTAAGGACTCGGGCAATGGTTTGCGTGGACCAAAGGAAAATTATAATAATCCCTCCATTGGACAGGCCTATTCTGATGGCAATGAAACCAATTTCATATCGATGGGGCAAGGGTTTAGTAATGACGATGAAAGTAGTATGTTAATGGGCCATACCTACAACAAGGGTGCTGCGGACATCAGATCCATACCCTCTGCCTCTGAAAAGGGCAATGACAATAGCATATCAATTGCTCAACCTTATAGTAAGGGAGAGACCAATACAATATCTTTTGGTGGCTTTAATGATGAACCTCTTTTTGAACCATTGGTTCGACCCTTGAACAGCTATCAGTTTATGTATGATCAATCTTCAGTTCAAACATCAGAAACAccggaaaaaaaagagatggatGCATCCAATGCAACCGCACTTACAAATGTCTCTCAGGTTGCTAAATCCAGACCAGAGTCTTCGTCCAAGAATAAGTCAGAGTCAAAAGCAACTAAGAAACAGGCTCCAAATAGTTTTCCTTCAAATGTCAGAAGCTTGATTTCAACTGGTATACTTGATGGCGTGCCTGTGAAGTATGTTTCCCTGTCACGGGag GAGCACCGTGGAGTTATAAAAGGTTCCGGCTATCTTTGTGGATGTCACTCATGCAATTACTCAAAG GTGCTAAACGCTTACGAGTTTGAGCGCCATGCTGGTTGCAAAACAAAGCACCCAAACAACCACATATACTTCGAAAGTGGGAAGACTATTTATCAAATAGTGCAAGACTTGAAGAGCACGCCGGAGAGTCAGTTGTTTGATGCAGTTCAAACTGTAACTGGTTCGCCCATCAATCAAAAGTCCTTCCGCATTTGGAAAGGTAAGAGTGATCTTCTCTATCTTTTGGTTTCGTTCATCTTATCCATTGATGGAGTTCAAGTGCTTTGTCACCAGTGTGTGCTGGTACTTTACTTTTACCCTACTCATTATCTTCCAATTTCTTTCTGCCTTAGAATCATTTCAAGCAGCAACTCGTGA
- the LOC131314783 gene encoding zinc finger protein ZAT8-like: MTVLKRSREQDGDVEALAMANSLVLLSRIGAAPGRVFSCKTCNREFPSFQALGGHRASHKRPRLTTADGDFLRVQTPEKPKTHECSICGLEFAIGQALGGHMRRHRPAGADGKAEGRPGSEKSVGGDEKIDRLLDLSLTLAPMWLIS; the protein is encoded by the coding sequence ATGACGGTATTGAAGAGGAGCAGAGAACAGGACGGGGACGTGGAGGCACTGGCCATGGCCAACAGCCTCGTGCTCCTCTCCCGGATCGGGGCCGCCCCCGGCCGGGTGTTCTCCTGCAAGACGTGCAACCGGGAGTTCCCGTCGTTCCAGGCCCTCGGCGGCCACCGGGCCAGCCACAAGAGGCCGAGATTAACGACGGCGGACGGAGATTTCTTACGCGTCCAGACTCCGGAGAAGCCGAAGACCCACGAGTGCTCCATCTGCGGGCTGGAGTTCGCGATCGGGCAGGCGCTCGGGGGGCACATGAGGAGGCACCGTCCAGCCGGTGCCGACGGCAAGGCGGAGGGCCGGCCCGGCTCGGAGAAATCGGTTGGTGGCGACGAGAAGATAGATAGGTTACTGGATTTGAGTTTGACGCTGGCGCCGATGTGGTTGATTTCTTGA